Proteins from a single region of Undibacterium sp. KW1:
- the yegQ gene encoding tRNA 5-hydroxyuridine modification protein YegQ, producing MSVASVKNAIKSPELLLPAGSLEKMHAAFDFGADAVYAGQPRYSLRARNNEFSTLDVLQQGIDGAHARGKLFFVASNIFPHNSKLKTYLRDMEPVINMKPDALIMADPGLIMMVREKWPEVPVHLSVQANAVNWADVKFWKKMGLTRVILSRELSLDEIEEIRQQCPDMELEVFVHGALCIAYSGRCLLSGYFNHRDPNQGTCTNSCRWDYKVENAAENETGDLARIPVESIKFNYQQALEEANQSFSAMGDMPRHPLADRPYLIEESGKPGQFMPILEDEHGTYIMNSKDLRAVEHVERLAKIGIDSLKVEGRTKSLYYVARTAQTYRRAIDDAVAGRPFNTDLLGQLNGLANRGYTDGFYQRHHTQEHQNYMEGVSKAHRSQYVGQVLQVTDGWAEVEVKNRFAVGDEIEIISPNGNEMIRLAEMRNTDNQPLNIIGGAGHKVRIPLDARHEKALIARML from the coding sequence ATGTCTGTCGCCTCAGTAAAAAACGCAATAAAATCCCCGGAACTTCTCCTGCCCGCCGGTTCGCTGGAAAAAATGCATGCCGCTTTCGACTTTGGTGCCGATGCAGTGTATGCAGGCCAGCCACGCTATAGCCTGCGTGCCCGCAATAATGAATTCTCTACCCTCGATGTATTGCAGCAGGGCATAGATGGTGCTCATGCGCGTGGCAAATTGTTTTTCGTCGCCAGCAATATCTTCCCGCACAATAGCAAACTCAAAACCTATCTGCGCGACATGGAGCCAGTCATCAACATGAAGCCGGATGCACTCATCATGGCCGACCCCGGCCTGATCATGATGGTGCGTGAAAAATGGCCAGAAGTGCCTGTACATCTGTCAGTACAGGCCAATGCCGTCAACTGGGCCGATGTCAAATTCTGGAAAAAGATGGGCCTGACCCGCGTGATCCTGTCGCGTGAATTGTCGCTCGATGAAATAGAGGAAATACGCCAGCAATGCCCGGATATGGAGCTGGAAGTTTTCGTGCACGGCGCTCTGTGCATAGCTTACTCAGGGCGTTGCCTGTTGTCTGGCTATTTCAATCATCGCGACCCCAACCAGGGTACCTGTACCAATTCCTGCCGCTGGGACTATAAGGTCGAAAATGCGGCAGAAAATGAAACTGGTGATCTGGCACGCATCCCGGTTGAAAGTATCAAATTCAATTACCAGCAGGCGCTGGAAGAAGCCAATCAATCTTTTTCTGCCATGGGCGACATGCCACGCCATCCATTGGCGGATCGTCCTTACCTGATAGAGGAGAGTGGTAAACCAGGTCAGTTCATGCCCATACTTGAAGATGAGCATGGTACCTACATCATGAATTCAAAAGACTTGCGCGCTGTTGAGCATGTAGAGCGTCTGGCAAAAATTGGCATCGATTCATTGAAGGTCGAAGGGCGCACCAAGTCCTTGTACTATGTTGCCCGCACCGCCCAAACCTACAGGCGTGCGATAGATGATGCTGTCGCTGGTCGTCCGTTTAACACTGACTTGCTGGGTCAGTTGAATGGACTCGCCAATCGCGGCTATACCGATGGTTTTTATCAGCGCCATCATACACAAGAGCACCAAAATTACATGGAGGGCGTGTCGAAGGCGCACCGCAGCCAGTATGTGGGGCAAGTCTTGCAAGTGACAGATGGCTGGGCAGAAGTCGAAGTTAAAAACCGCTTTGCTGTTGGCGATGAGATAGAAATCATTTCACCAAATGGCAATGAAATGATCAGGCTGGCCGAGATGCGTAATACCGATAATCAGCCACTGAACATCATAGGCGGGGCAGGGCATAAGGTACGTATTCCGCTGGATGCCAGGCATGAAAAAGCCTTGATTGCCAGGATGTTGTAA